One window of Chamaesiphon minutus PCC 6605 genomic DNA carries:
- the gloA gene encoding lactoylglutathione lyase: protein MRLLHTMLRVGDLEASIRFYCEVLGMKLLRKQDYPDGKFTLAFVGYGGESDHSVIELTHNWDTSAYTIGDAYGHIAIGVDDIYATCDAIAAKGGKVVRAPGAMKHGSTVIAFVEDPTGYKVELIQVGK, encoded by the coding sequence ATGCGTTTATTACATACAATGCTGCGTGTGGGCGATTTAGAGGCATCGATCCGCTTCTATTGCGAAGTGTTAGGAATGAAGCTCCTCCGCAAACAAGACTATCCAGATGGCAAGTTTACGCTAGCTTTTGTCGGCTACGGTGGTGAATCCGACCATTCGGTCATCGAACTCACCCATAATTGGGATACCTCAGCATATACGATCGGCGATGCCTACGGTCATATCGCGATCGGGGTGGATGATATCTATGCCACCTGCGATGCGATTGCGGCTAAAGGCGGCAAAGTCGTTCGCGCACCAGGAGCGATGAAACACGGCAGCACGGTAATTGCTTTTGTCGAAGATCCGACAGGTTATAAAGTCGAATTAATTCAAGTTGGTAAATAA
- the eno gene encoding phosphopyruvate hydratase produces the protein MPDMAIAEIRAREILDSRGRPTVEAEVYLANGGFGLAQVPSGASTGSFEAHELRDDDPSRYGGKGVLKAVTNIQDKIAPALEGMDAFDQIAIDRAMIELDGTPTKSKLGANAILAVSLANAKAVSNALGVPIYRYLGGPLANLLPVPLMNVINGGAHAANNIDFQEFMIVPVGATSFKEALRWGAEVFASLSKVLDQKGLLTGVGDEGGFAPNLESNQASLELLIAAIESAGYKPGEQVALALDVAASEFYKDGNYIYDGSSHTPVEFIDYLADLTTKYPIVSIEDGLHEDDWANWQLLTQKIGSKVQLVGDDLFVTNSTRLRQGIDQKSANAILIKLNQIGTLTETLQTIDLATRNGFKSIISHRSGETEDTTIADLAVATRAGQIKTGSLCRSERVAKYNRLLRIEDELGDLAIYAGLE, from the coding sequence ATGCCAGATATGGCAATTGCGGAAATCAGAGCTAGAGAGATTCTCGATTCTCGCGGTCGCCCGACAGTAGAAGCAGAAGTATACTTAGCCAATGGTGGATTTGGGTTAGCTCAAGTTCCTAGCGGCGCATCAACGGGCAGTTTTGAAGCCCACGAATTGCGGGATGACGATCCTAGTCGCTATGGCGGCAAAGGCGTCCTCAAAGCTGTTACGAATATTCAAGACAAAATCGCGCCAGCACTGGAAGGCATGGATGCCTTCGATCAAATCGCGATCGATCGAGCGATGATTGAATTAGATGGTACGCCTACCAAATCCAAATTGGGGGCTAATGCTATTTTAGCGGTATCGCTCGCTAATGCCAAAGCGGTCTCTAATGCTCTCGGAGTGCCGATTTATCGGTATCTGGGTGGCCCCTTAGCCAACCTATTACCCGTACCGCTGATGAATGTCATCAACGGGGGCGCACACGCTGCCAATAACATTGACTTCCAAGAATTCATGATCGTCCCCGTCGGTGCGACATCCTTCAAAGAAGCCCTGCGCTGGGGAGCCGAAGTCTTTGCCTCTCTAAGCAAAGTTTTAGACCAAAAGGGTCTCCTAACTGGTGTCGGCGATGAAGGTGGCTTCGCACCCAATTTAGAGTCCAATCAGGCATCATTGGAGTTGCTGATTGCCGCGATCGAATCGGCAGGCTACAAACCGGGCGAACAAGTCGCGCTAGCTCTCGACGTAGCAGCGAGTGAATTTTACAAAGATGGTAACTACATCTACGATGGCAGCAGCCATACCCCAGTAGAGTTTATCGACTATCTAGCCGATCTCACCACTAAATATCCGATCGTCTCGATCGAAGATGGTTTGCACGAAGATGATTGGGCAAACTGGCAATTACTCACTCAAAAAATCGGCTCCAAAGTCCAACTAGTCGGCGATGACTTATTCGTGACTAATTCCACCCGCTTGCGCCAAGGCATCGACCAAAAATCAGCCAATGCCATTTTGATCAAACTCAATCAAATCGGTACCCTGACTGAAACCCTGCAAACGATCGACCTGGCGACACGCAACGGTTTCAAATCGATTATCAGCCATCGCTCTGGCGAAACTGAAGATACCACCATCGCCGATCTCGCCGTCGCCACTCGCGCCGGACAAATCAAAACTGGTTCTCTGTGTCGTAGCGAACGGGTAGCCAAATACAACCGCCTCCTCCGCATCGAAGATGAATTAGGCGATTTGGCAATCTATGCAGGTCTAGAATAA
- a CDS encoding 4-hydroxy-3-methylbut-2-enyl diphosphate reductase codes for MDTKAFKRSLNQSDNYHRKGFGHQADVAIVLESEYQSNLIQEIRDRNYTLTRGDVTIKLAKSFGFCWGVERAVAIAYETRQHFPTERIWITNEIIHNPSVNQRLREMNVNFIQVENGVKNFDLIDRGDVVILPAFGASVQEMQLLNDKGCTIVDTTCPWVSKVWNTIEKHKKVDYTSIIHGQYKHEETVATSSFANKYLVVLNMAEANYVADYILNNGNSPQEKLQRRNEFLAKFSNACSAGFDPDLDLEKVGIANQTTMLKTETEAIGKLFERTMMKKYSTAELNDHFQSFNTICDATQERQDAMFELVDEKLDLMVVIGGYNSSNTTHLQEISIEHQIPSYHIDSDVRILADNQIEHKPLFKELEITKNWLPDGPITVGVTSGASTPDKVVEAAIERIFATKSGVVTTSHITA; via the coding sequence ATGGATACCAAAGCCTTTAAGAGATCGCTCAACCAATCAGATAACTATCATCGCAAAGGATTCGGACATCAGGCTGATGTTGCTATCGTGCTGGAATCTGAATATCAAAGCAATCTGATTCAAGAAATACGCGATCGCAATTACACCCTCACTCGCGGCGATGTCACGATTAAACTAGCCAAATCTTTTGGCTTTTGTTGGGGGGTAGAAAGAGCGGTAGCCATTGCATATGAAACGCGCCAGCACTTTCCCACAGAACGGATTTGGATTACTAATGAAATCATTCATAACCCATCTGTCAATCAGCGGTTGCGGGAAATGAATGTTAATTTTATTCAGGTCGAAAACGGCGTAAAGAACTTCGATCTTATCGATCGGGGGGATGTGGTGATTTTACCTGCTTTTGGTGCTAGCGTCCAAGAAATGCAACTATTAAATGATAAGGGTTGCACGATCGTCGATACTACCTGTCCGTGGGTATCTAAGGTGTGGAACACGATCGAGAAGCACAAGAAGGTCGATTATACTTCGATTATTCACGGTCAGTACAAGCATGAAGAAACTGTCGCTACTAGTTCTTTTGCCAATAAGTATTTAGTCGTGCTGAATATGGCGGAGGCCAATTATGTTGCCGATTATATTTTAAATAATGGCAATTCTCCTCAAGAGAAGCTCCAACGTCGTAACGAATTTTTAGCTAAATTTAGTAATGCTTGTTCCGCAGGGTTCGATCCGGATCTCGATTTAGAAAAAGTGGGGATTGCCAACCAGACAACTATGCTTAAAACCGAAACTGAAGCGATCGGTAAATTATTCGAGCGGACGATGATGAAAAAGTATAGCACTGCCGAACTAAACGACCACTTCCAAAGCTTCAATACGATCTGTGATGCCACCCAAGAGCGTCAGGACGCCATGTTTGAGCTGGTAGACGAGAAACTCGATCTGATGGTTGTCATCGGTGGTTACAATTCATCTAATACCACGCATCTCCAGGAAATTTCGATCGAACATCAAATTCCTTCGTATCATATCGATAGCGATGTCCGTATTTTGGCTGATAATCAAATCGAACACAAACCGCTATTTAAAGAGTTAGAAATTACTAAAAATTGGCTCCCAGATGGCCCAATTACCGTTGGTGTCACATCGGGTGCTTCGACTCCAGACAAAGTAGTCGAAGCGGCGATCGAACGCATCTTTGCGACTAAAAGCGGAGTTGTTACAACTAGCCATATAACTGCTTAA
- a CDS encoding DUF6464 family protein yields MLHTLLAIIAVIILLVICWWLSYCQRLRARSRRLTMTESSSNRRFYKRVNRDPEEQYIEGVGYVIGDLSCSYNARSPYIRCAVNPDGLCQDCRHYHKKEE; encoded by the coding sequence GTGCTCCACACACTATTAGCGATTATTGCGGTTATTATCTTGCTGGTGATTTGTTGGTGGCTGAGCTATTGTCAGCGACTGCGCGCGCGCAGTCGGCGGCTGACGATGACGGAGTCTAGCTCCAATCGACGATTTTACAAGCGGGTAAATCGAGATCCCGAAGAGCAATACATTGAGGGAGTCGGGTATGTAATTGGCGATTTAAGTTGCAGTTACAATGCCAGATCTCCATACATTCGCTGTGCTGTGAATCCAGACGGACTTTGCCAAGATTGTCGCCACTACCACAAAAAAGAGGAATAA
- a CDS encoding DUF1345 domain-containing protein — MHSQSAHKDPHKFSLRPRLWISLAIGGVVAMLLPDWMYITTRILCVWDAVTISFLILTWRLMFLATPEMMQRLALKEDEGRWIISISIAVAACISLIAVGTIPHEKQAPTAILFMHLGVSIATIIGSWLLVHTIFTQHYAHLYYQGDKTLAERKSSGLDFPEELEPDYWDFMYFAFVIGMTSQVSDVNVTSREMRRWSLLHGILSFFFNTTILAITINMVAGII; from the coding sequence ATGCACTCTCAATCGGCTCACAAGGACCCTCACAAGTTTAGCCTTCGCCCTCGGTTGTGGATATCGCTGGCAATTGGTGGTGTAGTAGCCATGCTATTACCCGATTGGATGTATATAACGACTCGAATCCTCTGCGTTTGGGATGCAGTCACGATCTCCTTTCTAATTCTGACGTGGCGATTGATGTTTCTTGCAACCCCAGAAATGATGCAAAGGTTGGCACTCAAAGAGGACGAAGGGCGGTGGATTATCTCGATCTCGATCGCTGTAGCGGCCTGTATCAGCCTGATTGCCGTCGGTACGATTCCACACGAAAAGCAAGCTCCAACTGCGATTTTGTTTATGCATTTAGGAGTCTCGATCGCTACAATTATTGGCTCATGGTTATTGGTGCATACTATTTTCACCCAACACTATGCCCATTTATATTATCAGGGCGATAAAACGCTGGCCGAACGAAAATCTTCAGGCTTAGACTTTCCCGAAGAACTAGAACCCGATTACTGGGATTTTATGTACTTTGCCTTTGTAATTGGGATGACAAGTCAGGTATCAGATGTCAACGTTACATCTCGCGAAATGAGACGCTGGAGCTTGTTGCATGGGATCTTATCTTTCTTTTTTAATACAACAATTTTAGCCATCACAATTAATATGGTTGCTGGTATAATCTAA
- the mrdA gene encoding penicillin-binding protein 2 encodes MQNRFSDNFSGDLSGGDLGISGFYNKTRTVGQGNQAWVLMTIIGLLSLGAIGSRLGYLQLNQGVKNRQIAENNRVRTVAKPPVRGNIYDRKGRLLAGNKLSHSVFIWPLALKRENWLKTRREVAQILALDEDTIQQKMTGTSVNSTNRVRIVRDLTTAQITRLKEYGAEKEGIDVDIESVRYYPGGQLAAHVLGYTGEMNDRELAKRRSMGYRLGDVTGKMGLESTLEDRLRGEWGGTQVEVDGAGRLQQFLGQKVSKPGQDVTITIDRDLQKVAEDALGTHKAALIAMDPHTGEILAMASRPAFDPNSLSGRISPAVWKELQGKDHPFVNRALSVFPPASTFKIVTTTAALESGKFKPDAILQTYASLRIGGFTFSDWNHAGFGAIGFPGAMKWSSNTFFGQVGQRVGGETLIDWARKYGFGKKTGIELPEERKGLVSDDNWKQLNYKIPWSIGDTINMSIGQGFLQTSPLQVAGMFAVPANGGYHVQPHLLKDATKRERRQSMNLKPSTIATLRKGLRQVVDGGTGGALNVKTIPPASGKSGTAEAPPGENHVWFGGYAPVDKPEIVVVAFGEHTGGGGGKTAAPMVLKVMEAYFNGGKPLPTTEKDKEKATSQPVRNRTRARRR; translated from the coding sequence ATGCAGAATCGGTTCTCTGACAACTTTTCTGGCGATTTATCCGGTGGTGACCTTGGGATATCCGGTTTTTATAATAAAACCCGCACCGTCGGACAAGGAAATCAAGCTTGGGTATTAATGACAATTATTGGGCTGCTATCGCTCGGTGCGATCGGTTCGCGACTGGGTTATTTACAATTAAATCAGGGCGTAAAAAATCGTCAAATTGCCGAAAATAATCGCGTCCGCACGGTGGCTAAGCCGCCCGTGCGCGGTAATATTTACGATCGCAAAGGTCGGCTTTTAGCTGGTAACAAATTATCGCATTCGGTCTTTATTTGGCCTTTGGCTCTCAAGCGTGAAAATTGGCTCAAAACTCGTCGCGAGGTAGCCCAAATTCTGGCTCTGGATGAAGACACGATCCAGCAGAAGATGACTGGAACGAGTGTCAATTCTACCAATCGGGTGCGGATCGTGCGAGATTTGACCACCGCACAGATTACCAGACTTAAGGAATACGGTGCCGAAAAAGAAGGGATCGATGTCGATATCGAATCGGTACGTTATTATCCCGGCGGACAACTTGCGGCGCACGTTCTGGGCTACACCGGAGAAATGAACGATCGCGAGTTGGCCAAACGCCGATCGATGGGCTACCGTTTGGGCGATGTCACAGGCAAAATGGGACTAGAATCGACCCTCGAAGACAGGTTGCGCGGCGAGTGGGGCGGTACCCAAGTGGAAGTAGATGGCGCGGGGAGATTGCAGCAATTTTTGGGGCAAAAGGTCTCTAAGCCGGGGCAAGATGTGACGATTACAATCGATCGCGATCTTCAAAAAGTGGCTGAAGATGCACTGGGCACTCATAAAGCCGCACTTATCGCCATGGACCCGCACACGGGTGAAATCTTGGCGATGGCCAGTCGCCCCGCTTTCGATCCCAATTCACTCTCTGGGCGGATTTCTCCTGCCGTCTGGAAAGAACTGCAAGGCAAAGATCACCCCTTTGTCAATCGTGCGCTGAGTGTCTTCCCACCTGCTAGTACTTTCAAAATCGTCACGACTACCGCCGCCTTAGAATCTGGCAAATTCAAGCCCGATGCAATTCTCCAAACTTATGCCTCCTTGCGAATCGGTGGCTTTACCTTTTCCGATTGGAATCATGCTGGCTTTGGAGCAATAGGCTTTCCCGGTGCTATGAAATGGAGTAGTAACACGTTCTTTGGCCAAGTTGGTCAGCGGGTGGGTGGAGAAACTTTGATCGACTGGGCGCGCAAATATGGGTTTGGTAAAAAAACTGGGATCGAACTACCTGAAGAACGCAAAGGTTTGGTATCTGATGATAACTGGAAACAACTCAACTATAAAATACCCTGGTCGATTGGCGATACGATTAACATGTCAATCGGGCAAGGATTTCTGCAAACTTCACCGCTCCAAGTAGCTGGGATGTTTGCCGTGCCTGCCAATGGTGGCTATCATGTTCAGCCTCACTTGCTCAAAGATGCCACTAAACGCGAACGGCGACAATCGATGAATCTCAAACCCAGTACGATTGCGACTCTGCGTAAAGGTTTACGCCAAGTCGTCGATGGTGGTACTGGTGGTGCGCTAAATGTCAAAACTATCCCACCTGCAAGCGGTAAAAGCGGTACGGCTGAAGCCCCTCCTGGCGAAAACCATGTCTGGTTTGGTGGCTATGCACCAGTAGATAAACCGGAGATTGTGGTTGTAGCTTTTGGGGAACACACTGGCGGTGGTGGGGGTAAAACTGCCGCACCAATGGTACTCAAGGTGATGGAAGCCTATTTTAATGGCGGCAAACCTTTACCGACAACAGAAAAAGATAAAGAGAAGGCGACTTCCCAACCAGTACGAAACAGAACCCGCGCTCGTCGTCGGTAA
- the fabD gene encoding ACP S-malonyltransferase codes for MKTAWVFPGQGSQVLGMGVDLIELDAAKKTYDRATEILGWSVVDICQNDEEKLANTRYTQPCLYVIESILVDALKQRGLSPDAVAGHSLGEYVALYAAGVLDFETGLELVKRRAELMDLASEGGMTALIGFDRDKLELAIADSEGVVIANDNSTAQVVISGTSEGIAAVLSKIKVKRAIPLNVSGAFHSPLMATAATEFGKLLAPIEFREAQIPVLSNVAPTPTTKGSELKAQLDRQITGSVRWREISLQLAALGIERSIEVGPGKVLNGLIKRTCEGISTVQMGTRSDLESMLPNL; via the coding sequence ATGAAAACTGCATGGGTATTCCCCGGACAAGGCTCGCAAGTACTCGGAATGGGTGTAGATTTAATCGAGCTAGATGCGGCTAAAAAAACATACGATCGAGCCACAGAAATTCTCGGTTGGTCGGTAGTCGATATTTGTCAAAATGATGAAGAAAAATTAGCAAATACTCGCTATACACAACCGTGTTTGTATGTCATTGAAAGTATTTTAGTAGACGCGCTCAAACAGCGTGGTTTGAGTCCCGATGCTGTGGCAGGGCATAGTTTGGGCGAATATGTGGCCTTGTATGCGGCGGGAGTATTAGACTTCGAGACGGGATTGGAACTGGTCAAACGTCGTGCCGAATTGATGGATCTGGCGTCGGAAGGGGGAATGACAGCCTTAATCGGTTTCGATCGAGATAAACTAGAACTCGCGATCGCCGATAGTGAAGGTGTCGTCATCGCTAACGATAATAGTACCGCTCAGGTGGTAATTTCTGGTACCAGTGAAGGGATTGCGGCGGTATTGAGCAAAATTAAAGTCAAACGTGCCATCCCGCTGAATGTTTCTGGTGCCTTCCACTCGCCGCTGATGGCAACAGCCGCCACTGAGTTTGGGAAATTGCTCGCCCCAATTGAGTTTCGCGAAGCCCAAATCCCCGTGTTGTCTAATGTCGCGCCGACACCAACCACAAAGGGTAGCGAACTCAAAGCACAACTCGATCGTCAAATTACAGGTTCGGTACGGTGGCGAGAAATCTCGCTCCAGTTGGCCGCATTGGGCATCGAGAGATCGATCGAAGTCGGCCCTGGCAAAGTCCTCAATGGACTGATTAAGCGTACTTGCGAGGGCATTTCGACGGTACAGATGGGCACTCGATCGGATTTAGAATCGATGTTGCCCAATCTATAG
- a CDS encoding beta-ketoacyl-ACP synthase 3 — protein sequence MPSNYTSMGVTFIGCGAAAPETVVLNDALAQVVDTSDEWISSRTGIRQRHISHDRESLAGLAAQAAQQALNMAGMVATDVDMIILATSSSEDLFGTACQIQAQLGATRAVAFDLTAACSGFVFGVVTASQFIRSGVYRNILVIGADLLSRWVDWNDRNTCVLFGDGAGAVLLQGNPNLDRLLGFEINSDGTQNRCLNLAFKPELRELLPGITLTQGKYQYITMNGKEVYRFAINRVPDAIDKVIHQANLTSADIDWLILHQANQRIMDAVAERLQIAPEKVVSNVAKYGNTSAASIPIALNEAVRAGKIQAGDTIATSGFGAGLSWGAAIFQWGN from the coding sequence ATGCCATCAAACTACACATCCATGGGAGTTACCTTTATTGGCTGCGGTGCGGCTGCTCCAGAGACTGTAGTACTCAATGATGCATTAGCGCAGGTGGTAGATACTTCTGATGAGTGGATTTCTAGCCGCACGGGAATTCGGCAGCGGCATATCAGTCACGATCGCGAGTCGCTAGCTGGTTTGGCGGCGCAAGCGGCACAGCAGGCTCTAAACATGGCGGGAATGGTTGCGACGGATGTCGATATGATTATCTTAGCGACTTCTTCTTCTGAAGACTTATTCGGTACGGCTTGTCAGATTCAAGCGCAGTTAGGCGCGACGAGGGCGGTAGCTTTTGACTTGACAGCAGCTTGTTCGGGATTCGTGTTTGGTGTAGTTACTGCGTCGCAATTTATTCGATCGGGTGTATATCGGAATATTCTGGTAATTGGTGCGGATCTGTTGTCGCGATGGGTGGATTGGAACGATCGCAATACTTGCGTATTATTTGGCGATGGTGCGGGTGCAGTGTTGCTGCAAGGCAATCCAAATCTCGATCGCTTATTAGGCTTTGAAATTAACAGCGATGGTACCCAAAATCGGTGTCTCAATCTGGCTTTCAAACCCGAACTGCGCGAGTTATTGCCCGGTATTACTCTGACTCAAGGTAAGTATCAATACATTACGATGAATGGCAAAGAAGTCTATCGATTTGCCATCAATCGCGTTCCCGATGCGATCGATAAAGTCATCCATCAAGCCAATCTAACTAGTGCTGATATCGATTGGTTGATCTTGCATCAAGCTAATCAACGCATTATGGATGCTGTCGCCGAACGCCTGCAAATTGCGCCCGAAAAGGTAGTTAGTAATGTTGCTAAATATGGCAATACTTCCGCAGCTTCAATTCCGATCGCGCTCAATGAAGCGGTCAGAGCTGGTAAAATTCAAGCTGGCGACACGATCGCCACTTCTGGTTTCGGTGCGGGTTTGAGTTGGGGTGCTGCCATCTTTCAATGGGGCAATTGA